In Natrinema amylolyticum, the DNA window TTCGATACCGGCGTCGATCCCGGTGTATTCGACGGTAAAGTCGAGCGTGAGTCGGTGTTGACCGGAGGATCGCTCCTCGAACTCGTACTCGGAGATCTGGATGTCGCTCGTCCCACCCATCTGCATCGCGATCATACCGTACTGCTCTTGCAGTGTCTGTTCGGCCGCTTCTCGAGTTTCCCACCGATCCGCCTCCCAGTCGGAGACGTCCTGTTCCTGGGCCATGTCGAGGGTATAGCCGTCACTCGTGTCCTCGAGGGAGATCTCCATAGACGTTCCGTCACCGGCCGCAATCGTCGGGTCCTCGGCGGAGACGGTGCCGGCCGTCTCGAGCCTATCGGCCGAGGCGGTCACGTGCCCGTCGGTGGTGACCTCACCGGTGGACGCGGAATCGCTCTCGAAGGTCCCGGTCGCGGTCGCATCGAACTGGTTCGTCTCGTCGGAGACTTCACCGGAGACGTCGACGGAGAGGTCCGTGACCTCGTCCGGCTGTTGCATGACGAGGGAGCCGTTACCGGAGAACCCCTGCTGGTCGAGGATCGCCGAGAAGCTTCCCTCCTCGAACTCTTCGCCTTCGAACTCGTCCTCGATATCGTCGGCGACCAGCATGTAGACCAGTCCTTCACTGGCGTTCATGCCTAGGTCGAGCTGGTTGACGTCCGATTCATCGTCATAGCGGAGGACGGCAGTGCCGTCATCGTTGAGGTAGACCTCGTCAGCCGGATCGAGGTCCGATTCGGCCTGCGAGATCGTCTCGTACGATTCGACAGATCCCTCCGTCGCTTCGGCGGTCGTCGTCGAACCGCCGTAGATGGCCGGCAGTCCGATCGTCGCTACACCGACGGCTGCAACGAGAAGAACGACGAGAAATGCTCTCGTGCCGTTCTTCAGGCGCCGTCTCGAGTCTGGTTTTCGGTCCGATGGCATAGTCGAACTTCCGACTGCTACCGTATAAAGATTAATTTTCCAAAATATCGATCGATGTATCCGCGATCGAGGGCTGAGGAATACAGCGTCAGACAGTCACGATATACGAGGGATACTCGGCTCGAGCGCCCGATCACCTGCTATCGACAACCTCTTTCGCTCGCCCCGGCCATATCGAGTATGACCGACTATTTCGAAGTACACGAGCGCGACGGGGCCGCGCGCGTGGGCGAACTTCGCCTCTCCTCGCCGCTGACGACGCCCGCGCTCGTCGACGACGTCCTCGAGGACGCGGGCTCGCTCTGGAGCGGAGACCGGGAACTCCCCGAGGGTGACGACTCGCGGCTCACCGTGCTCCCCCATCGGGCGTTCCCCGGCGGCACCGCCGACGAAGTACAGGAATCGTTCGCCGTCGACGCTCCCGACGTCGACTACCCCAGCGTCGCGGTCGTCTCGAGCGAGAGCGTCGAGTCCCAGGGGACAGACGCGTACGCTCTCTCGAACGTCCAGTCCGTGATGGGCCACGGCGCGGCGCTCGTCGAGGCCGTCGTCGACGTCCGCGAGACCGTCCCCGCCGACACCGCCCTCCTGTTCTCCGGAGTGGCGACGCCGCGGAACGTCGCCCTGTTGGCCTACGCCGGCGTCGACCTGTTCGACGAAACGGCCGCCGTCGTGAAGGGGACCGAGGGCCGCTATCTCACGACCGACGAGGCGTACTTCCTCGAGGACTTGGAGGAATTACCCTGCTCGTGTCCGGCCTGCCGGAAGCCGCGCGAGGAGTTCACCCGCGAGGACTGCGCCGAACACAACGTCAACGCCCTCGAGTCGGAACTGGCGATCGTCCGCCGCCGGATCCGGGACGGCCGACTTCGGGACTACGTCGAAGGCCAGGCCCGCCACGACCAGTGGCTGACCGCCGCGATGCGCGAACTCGACTCGCAGTGGGGCTACCTCGAGGAGCGGACGCCGATTCTGCGCGACGCCCAGATCAGCGCCGCGAGCAGCGATACCCTGCGACGCGTGGAGATCCAGCGCTTCGCCGACCGGGTGACGACGCGGTATCGCAACCGGTTCCGGAACCCGCTCGTGCTCGTCCCCTGCTCGGCCGCCAAACCCTACAGCGAGTCCCAGAGCCACCGTCAGTTCCACGACGCCATCCAGTGGCGAGCCCACCTCGTCTCGATGACCAGCCCTATCGGCGTCGTCCCCCAGGAACTCGAGACGACCTACCCCGCACAACACTACGATACCGTCGTCACGGGTCGGTGGTCCGAGGACGAAAAGCAGTTCGTCAGTACGGTCCTGCAGCGCTACCTCGAGCGCAACGAGTATCCGGAAATCATCGCTCACGTTCCCGACGAAGGCTACCGCGACATCGTCGAGCGCGTCGAGGAGCGACTCGACCTCGATATCACCTACACCGTCGCCGAACATCCGACCGACGACGAGTCGCTCGCGAACCTCTCGAGCGCCCTGTCAGGCGAACTGAAGTACTCCAAGCGCGAGCGCGAGCACAACACCGTCCGCGCGCTCGCGGACTACCTCCTCGGCGACGGTGCCGGCGACGACCTCTTCGAGGACATCCAGACCACGAGCCGCTATCCGAAGATTCAGGTTCGCGACCCCGAGGACATCCAGCTCGCGACGATGGTCCCCCAGTACGGGACGCTGTCCTTTACGCTCGAGGGCGCGCGCCGCTGGCTCGAGAGCGACGCGCCGACGAAGCGCGTCGAGATCGACGGCTTCGTCCCCCACGGCAGCGTGCTCGCGCCGGGCGTCGTCGACGCCGACGAGGACATCCGCGTCGGCGACGAGGTGGTCGTCGAGGGGCCGAAGGCCTTCGCCGTCGGCCGCGCCGAGATGTTCGGCCGCGAGATGGCCGAGAGCACGCGCGGAATCGCCTGTGAGATCCGCCACGTCGAAGAGACGTAAGCCGTCCCGAGACGATGAGCTATCGCGGGTCCGTCACACTGCGTCGCAGGGACAGTCCTCCGAGACGTCCGTCCGACAGGACGGGCACCGACAGCCGTTGACGAATCCGTTGACCGAGCGCCCGCACTCCGGACACTGCCAGATTCCCGATTGCAATCCACCCGTCACTGTCTCTCCGTGATTCCGACGAGGCTGAAAGGTGTTTCCCTGTGTCTCGAGGCGAGAGATCGAAGCGAGGCGTCGCTCAGTCGCGGACGAGAGACACCGCCTCGGCCGCCCTCAGGGCCCCGGTTCGTTCGAGCGGGGTGCCGACCGCTCTTCGCCGAGCACTGGCGGCCGGGTCACCGGCCCGGACACTCCTTGAGCAGGTGTTCGCGATAGACGGCCGCCGGAACCCGCTCCCCGCAGAGTTCACAGTCGCGGTGATCGTCGCGTTCGTCCGTCACGGGCGGACCTGCCACCCGCACCGAAATAACGGCCGCGGTTCGCCGGTCGGACCTCGATCGCCGTCAGCGGTGTCATCCCGATCGTTCTCGCCGAACTCCTCTGGGTCGGTTTCCCGGCGACCGCGGCCTGGGCGGTCGGCCTCCTGGTCGGCGCGAACCTCCTCGTGACTGGCCTCTCGATGATGACCGTCGCTCTCGCCGCCCGCTCGATCGATGACGTGGCCCCGCCCGCGACCGAATCTCGCGGCGCGTGATCTCGTTTCGGCCCCGCTATCCGAACCGTCAGCAGTCCGTTTTCGATCACCGACCGCGCCGACGCCGAGTCACGATTCCGGATCCGCCGACGGGCGACCGATCCGAGTCACCGACCAGTCGCAACTATTTTAATAATTTAGGCATCCCTAAAACGTATGGAAGACGATCCGCCGGGGGATCGCCGGTCGACGCGGCCGTCAGTCGCGTCGTCGCTCGTCTCCCGTCTCGACGCGTTTCGCGAGGACCGCCAGCGACCCGGCCGCGACCGCTGCACTCGAGACGGATGACGGACGCGTCCCAGTACCTGCTCGTGTGCTATCTCGCCGCCCGAGACGGCGGCGAGCCGGTCTCGCCGGGACACGTCGCGGACGAACTCGACCGATCGCCGGCGGTCGCGACGGAGACCCTTCAGCGACTCGAGACGCGGGGCTATCTCACCTACGAACCGTACGACGGAGCGACGCTCACCGCGCAGGGACGGGAGACGGCCGCCGACCTGTACGAGACCTACGTGGTCCTGTCGACGTTCTTCCGGGACGTGCTCGAGCTCGAGGACCCCGACCGGGAGGCGATGGCGCTCGCGGGGAGCGTCAGCTCCCTCGTCGCCAATCGCGTCGCCGAAACGCTCCTCGAGGCCGAGGACGGCGAATCCGCCGACGTTTCGACCCTATCGTCTCCGATCGCGAGCGAGCGTTCGAGAAGCCGAGAAGAGAACGGGTAGAGAGTGCGATCGGCCCGACAGGGCGGACCCTGCCGAGCGATCGGCCGTCAGTTTGTCGCCGACTCGAGGACGAGCGTGTCGTCTTCGAGGTAGTGTTCGATGTGGTGGGCGTGCTCCTCGATGGTGGTGAGCTGCTCGCGGAGCATCTGGGCGGTCGCGTGGTCGCCGAGGTTCTCGGCGAGTTCGATGTGCTGGCGGTTGCTCTCGATGATGTCGCCCATCATCTCGAGGTCGTTGGCGAGCGACGTCCGGATGTCGTAGACGTCCTCGTCCTCGGGCTCGACGGTGGCCTTCTCGGCCAGCGTCGTCATGTTCGCGTGCGGAACGCCGCCGAGCGCCTGGAGCCGTTCGGCGAGATCGTCGGCGGCGTCTTCGACGTCCTCGTAGACCTCCTGGAGGAAGACGTGGATGTCGAGGAACTCCGCACCTTCGACGTTCCAGTGGTGCTTGTGGAGCTGGTGGTAGAGGACGTACGAGTCCGCGAGGTCGCGGTTTAGCGCCTCGATGATCTGTTCGGCCTTCTCGGACTCGAGCCTGAGCGCGTTCTCTTCGACGGTACCGGCTTCCTGTTGGACGGTCTTCTGCGTGTTCATCACGGTAGAGAGATGGGGTCGCTCCCACATATAACTTTTCAATTTAATTATATTTTTTCGTGCGACCTAAACCTCGGTCGCGGCCGATTCGATGACGGCGCGTCCGGTCGGCTGCGCGTCTGCAGTGATGGTTCGAGTCTACTACCGTCCGCTCGACTCACCGCGTCGGCGGTCAGAATACGTCATCGATCGAGGGGGTTCGAACGGCGAGTCCGCGTCGGGTCCGACCCGAGGGACGGGTCTGCAAAAACCCGGCCCTCGTCACTCGCCGAAGACGGAGGTGAAGAACTTCCGTTCGGCCGTCCGGAGGTGCTGGTTGAACGTCGCCGGTGCGATCCCCAGCCGCTCGGCGATCTCCTCGCCGGTGCTGCCCCGTGGCCAGTCGAAGTAGCCGGCGAAGTAGGCCGTCTCGAGCGCCGCTCGCTGTTTCTCGGTCAGGTCCTCCTCGAGGACCGACGACGAGCCGGCGTCGCTACGGTCGCTGCGTTCGGTGGTCCGCTGGGCGAGATAGGTGACGTCGTCGCGCTGGGACCTGATGAGTTCGATCATCTGGCGGGTGTCCCGGCCGCGCGGGAGTTCGACGACGAACCGGAACTCGCCACCGACGATCGTCGCCGACGCGACGCGACCGCCGTGGGTGGCGATCGTCTCGAACAGCGAGACGGCCGCGGGTGCGACGAGTTCGAACTGGAGTTCGTCGCGCCTGACCGAGAGGAATCGGACGTCGCCGATCCCGTCGGTCCGCTCGATGGCGTCGGCGAACGCCTCCTGCGAGACGCCCTGTGCCGAGCCGTATGCCAGCAGCGCCTCGTCGCCGCCGACCAGTTGTTCGACCTCGATCGTACACTCCTCGGTCGCGGAGAGTTCGATCAGCTCCTCGGCCATCGACTCGACGCGGAACTCGAGTTCGACGACGGCGTCGCTGACCAGCGCGTCCTTCCGTTCGAGCGCAGTGATCGCGTGGGCGACGACGTCGCCGACCCGGGAGAGGACGCCGGCCTCGGGCCCCTCGAACGCCTGCGGTGACGACGAGTAGACGTTCAACACGCCGTAGACGAGGTCTTCGTGGACGATCGGGATCGCCGCCGACGACCGGTAGTCGCGAGCGCGCGCCTGCTCCTGCCACGGCTCGAACTCGGGGTTCGTCTGGATATCGCTCATGACCTGGACCTGCCCGGTTCGTATCGCCGTTCCCGAGGGTCCCTGCCCGGCCTCGTCGTTTTCGTCGGCGGAGACGTCGATCTCGTCGAGATAGCCGTCCTCGACGCCGGCCGCCGCCTTCGGGACGACGCGGTCGCTGCCAGGATTGACCCCACCGATCCACGCGAATCGGTAGGCGTCGGACTCGGCGAGGCGCTCACAGACCTCCTGTTCGAGTTCCGCCCGCGTTTCGGTCGTGATCAC includes these proteins:
- the arcS gene encoding archaeosine synthase subunit alpha, whose protein sequence is MTDYFEVHERDGAARVGELRLSSPLTTPALVDDVLEDAGSLWSGDRELPEGDDSRLTVLPHRAFPGGTADEVQESFAVDAPDVDYPSVAVVSSESVESQGTDAYALSNVQSVMGHGAALVEAVVDVRETVPADTALLFSGVATPRNVALLAYAGVDLFDETAAVVKGTEGRYLTTDEAYFLEDLEELPCSCPACRKPREEFTREDCAEHNVNALESELAIVRRRIRDGRLRDYVEGQARHDQWLTAAMRELDSQWGYLEERTPILRDAQISAASSDTLRRVEIQRFADRVTTRYRNRFRNPLVLVPCSAAKPYSESQSHRQFHDAIQWRAHLVSMTSPIGVVPQELETTYPAQHYDTVVTGRWSEDEKQFVSTVLQRYLERNEYPEIIAHVPDEGYRDIVERVEERLDLDITYTVAEHPTDDESLANLSSALSGELKYSKREREHNTVRALADYLLGDGAGDDLFEDIQTTSRYPKIQVRDPEDIQLATMVPQYGTLSFTLEGARRWLESDAPTKRVEIDGFVPHGSVLAPGVVDADEDIRVGDEVVVEGPKAFAVGRAEMFGREMAESTRGIACEIRHVEET
- a CDS encoding metal-dependent transcriptional regulator — encoded protein: MTDASQYLLVCYLAARDGGEPVSPGHVADELDRSPAVATETLQRLETRGYLTYEPYDGATLTAQGRETAADLYETYVVLSTFFRDVLELEDPDREAMALAGSVSSLVANRVAETLLEAEDGESADVSTLSSPIASERSRSREENG
- the dpsA gene encoding DNA starvation/stationary phase protection protein DpsA; amino-acid sequence: MNTQKTVQQEAGTVEENALRLESEKAEQIIEALNRDLADSYVLYHQLHKHHWNVEGAEFLDIHVFLQEVYEDVEDAADDLAERLQALGGVPHANMTTLAEKATVEPEDEDVYDIRTSLANDLEMMGDIIESNRQHIELAENLGDHATAQMLREQLTTIEEHAHHIEHYLEDDTLVLESATN
- a CDS encoding bacterio-opsin activator domain-containing protein, which codes for MSETDVQTEGERDAETADTLRILLIEDNPGDARLIEEMLRDTEELAQRVSPVKSTGQTPEISRATRLEEGLETAESESTDIVLLDLNLPDSEGLTTLDRVHEETGETPIVVLTGVRDQQVGVEAIQRGAQDFLVKDEVTSELLVRTIHHAIERARQERERRQQREHLEALNRLNRIVHDITHAVITTETRAELEQEVCERLAESDAYRFAWIGGVNPGSDRVVPKAAAGVEDGYLDEIDVSADENDEAGQGPSGTAIRTGQVQVMSDIQTNPEFEPWQEQARARDYRSSAAIPIVHEDLVYGVLNVYSSSPQAFEGPEAGVLSRVGDVVAHAITALERKDALVSDAVVELEFRVESMAEELIELSATEECTIEVEQLVGGDEALLAYGSAQGVSQEAFADAIERTDGIGDVRFLSVRRDELQFELVAPAAVSLFETIATHGGRVASATIVGGEFRFVVELPRGRDTRQMIELIRSQRDDVTYLAQRTTERSDRSDAGSSSVLEEDLTEKQRAALETAYFAGYFDWPRGSTGEEIAERLGIAPATFNQHLRTAERKFFTSVFGE